Proteins from one Aspergillus nidulans FGSC A4 chromosome VIII genomic window:
- a CDS encoding ankyrin repeat protein (transcript_id=CADANIAT00001881) encodes MANSNSRSRSRSLTSSTTDAHNDRLEPRLLKACASDSLKEVRDVVVTAREAGQLTDGFLRLGLLRACERGGIECVRYLLEVGALPDYSYNTITNANANADVQGNGNKDGGGGGGNGGRVTSSPLLKAVERNHVRVVQILLDYGASPDSTDRKGRTALMTAAWRNHFHILQVLIARGAAVNATDNRGRNVLHNLAADKMCDWGEDVVSLLLGTVCAVDAVDELGRTPLHWACATGKERLAEMLLVRPLHVSGSGRATGGRVSGPVMTGADVNAVEGRNKTALHLAVAHGHERIVALLLRHGADINARSDGGWTPLHNACDRGSESIARRLLAAGAKINAQLLNGISPLHLAAQGGHREVVECLLERSDLKQRLRDNFGSTAFLRAAQFKRKDIVALLAPYNNVEALSEDARGACEGFEATVVDFGNFHNENRVKRTSVFNLLYGRDPENPRKQAFNAMPLNSKATEFRWIHLPANNMAWVEALLTKAFIEEGAHDVDSFKGLERSFNYQHRGQKMHSNFMRPLCQSTHRAPKVHDDVHREPAEERAEVQSPKILINGLSRELLSSPVPPSPKLDGNKKKQKIGAKMERVDSQDDTQSASGKKGKKGSAGTPKGPKSPPIRREKSPHPTLCKEKPPPLESNICYFMPYLHFETAERRERMQEAIRNAQQAPTPQPGLDRTPTRDELLLRAHLTGSSTSLHIRRTLDQFFYPNIDTQSRDQDQVVYRYQKKRSRVPEPKIFMVDQLWMWILGPSLIVTSFPQRWDQPKNDPLNVLDGIIEDINSKTREPVRSVYDLALIITNRCSGVFDRHRMGDDEYQFLDMFESSIGIATDRESFLFNQFNRASAQASDWLKTHRKPSRIARRKEKDVAKDLNKEERKKQDSDEVDDEPLFVDNLLDIGQETDLLAEAKDIRDELNMIRMVLHYQKNVLDDFHEVVGEIYLSQGQSQRDIKKRFGEQQRTIDIHLKDIDRMDKQAERIYSSITDLLDLKQKHANAFEARFARDQAAGTARQGKILMVFTIVTIVFLPLSFITSVFTINMPEFENNLTMGYVAKYTFGIGFGISIPLVLLALVLDDIGDIFQEGLRRARGWVRTGRYARNQLLLERMKAQRQSRERTLLPTRERTREREREVLELEFDKTV; translated from the coding sequence ATggccaactccaactcccgctcccgctctCGCAGCTTAACGAGCTCCACGACCGACGCCCACAACGATCGCCTGGAACCGCGCCTCCTCAAGGCCTGCGCCTCCGATTCTCTTAAAGAAGTGCGCGATGTTGTTGTGACGGCGCGTGAGGCCGGGCAGCTGACGGATGGGTTTTTGCGGCTGGGACTTCTGCGCGCTTGCGAGAGGGGCGGGATTGAGTGCGTACGGTACCTACTTGAGGTGGGTGCTTTGCCGGACTACAGCTACAACACGATTACCAATGCAAATGCAAATGCTGATGTGCAAGGGAACGGGAAtaaagatggaggaggaggaggaggtaaCGGAGGGAGGGTAACATCCTCGCCACTCCTCAAAGCCGTTGAGCGAAACCATGTCCGTGTTGTCCAGATTTTACTGGACTACGGGGCTTCGCCGGATAGCACAGATCGTAAGGGCCGCACGGCGCTCATGACGGCTGCATGGCGGAACCATTTCCACATCCTGCAGGTTCTCATTGCGCGGGGTGCGGCCGTCAATGCAACGGATAACAGGGGGCGCAATGTGCTGCATAACCTTGCGGCGGACAAGATGTGCGATTGGGGTGAGGATGTGGTGAGCTTACTGCTGGGTACGGTTTGCGCGGTTGATGCCGTTGATGAGCTTGGGCGGACGCCGCTGCATTGGGCTTGTGCGACGGGAAAGGAGAGACTTGCCGAGATGCTGCTCGTGAGGCCGTTACATGTGAGTGGTAGTGGGAGGGCCACGGGCGGGCGGGTGAGTGGACCGGTGATGACGGGCGCGGATGTGAACGCTGTTGAAGGGCGGAATAAAACGGCGCTGCATTTGGCTGTTGCGCATGGGCATGAACGTATTGTGGCGTTGTTATTGAGGCATGGCGCGGATATTAATGCGAGGAGTGATGGTGGGTGGACACCGTTGCATAATGCATGCGATAGAGGCAGTGAAAGTATCGCGAGGAGACTGTTAGCTGCCGGAGCAAAGATCAATGCACAGCTGCTGAATGGGATTTCGCCCCTGCATCTGGCGGCGCAGGGTGGGCATCGTGAGGTGGTTGAGTGTTTGCTCGAGCGGAGTGATTTGAAACAGCGATTGAGGGATAACTTCGGAAGCACGGCCTTTCTGCGCGCGGCGCAGTTCAAGCGGAAGGATATCGTTGCGCTGTTGGCGCCGTACAACAATGTCGAGGCGCTCAGTGAGGATGCGCGCGGTGCTTGCGAAGGCTTTGAAGCGACGGTCGTGGATTTCGGGAATTTTCACAATGAGAACCGTGTCAAGCGGACATCTGTGTTCAACCTGCTGTATGGGCGGGATCCTGAGAACCCCCGGAAACAAGCGTTCAACGCGATGCCGTTGAATAGCAAGGCAACGGAGTTCCGATGGATTCATCTGCCCGCAAATAATATGGCTTGGGTGGAGGCGTTGCTAACAAAGGCATTCATCGAGGAGGGGGCGCATGATGTTGATAGCTTCAAGGGGCTGGAGAGGTCGTTCAATTACCAGCACCGCGGGCAGAAGATGCATTCGAATTTCATGAGGCCGTTGTGTCAGAGCACGCATAGGGCACCGAAGGTTCATGATGATGTTCATCGTGAACctgcggaggagagggcggaAGTACAGTCACCAAAAATATTAATCAATGGGCTCTCTCGAGAGCTGCTATCCTCACCAGTGCCACCGTCTCCGAAGCTAGACGGGAAcaaaaagaagcagaagatcggCGCAAAGATGGAGCGGGTGGATTCGCAGGATGATACTCAGAGCGCGTcgggaaagaaaggaaagaaagggTCAGCAGGAACCCCCAAAGGGCCTAAGTCGCCCCCTATCAGACGAGAAAAGTCCCCACATCCCACTCTTTGCAAGGAAAAGCCGCCACCGCTGGAAAGCAACATCTGTTACTTCATGCCGTACTTGCATTTTGAGACAGCAGAGCGACGAGAGAGGATGCAGGAGGCGATTCGCAACGCTCAACAGGCCCCGACGCCCCAACCGGGGCTTGATCGGACACCAACACGCGATGAATTGCTCCTGCGCGCTCACCTCACAGGGTCGTCGACTTCGCTCCACATCCGGCGTACACTGGACCAGTTTTTCTATCCCAATATCGATACGCAGTCACGCGATCAGGACCAGGTAGTGTATAGGTatcagaagaagagatctcGTGTGCCGGAGCCCAAGATCTTCATGGTTGACCAGCTGTGGATGTGGATACTCGGACCAAGCTTGATTGTGACCAGCTTTCCACAGCGATGGGACCAGCCAAAAAATGATCCGTTGAACGTGTTGGATGGGATCATCGAGGACATCAACTCCAAAACACGCGAGCCCGTACGCTCAGTCTATGACCTTGCCCTTATCATTACCAACCGCTGCTCAGGAGTGTTTGATCGACACCGCATGGGTGACGACGAGTACCAGTTTCTCGACATGTTCGAGTCGTCTATCGGCATTGCAACGGACCGTGAAAGTTTCCTGTTTAATCAGTTCAACCGGGCGTCAGCGCAGGCATCAGATTGGCTCAAGACTCATCGAAAACCCAGTCGAATTGCACGTcgaaaggagaaagacgTAGCCAAGGATTTGAATAAAGAAGAGCGGAAGAAACAAGACagcgacgaggtcgacgacGAGCCGTTGTTCGTCGACAATCTGCTGGACATCGGCCAGGAGACGGACCTGCTCGCTGAAGCGAAGGATATCCGTGACGAGCTGAACATGATCCGCATGGTCCTGCACTACCAGAAAAACGTCCTTGACGACTTCCATGAAGTTGTGGGAGAGATCTATCTCAGCCAGggccaaagccagagagaTATCAAGAAGCGGTTTggagagcagcagcgcacGATCGATATACACCTGAAGGACATTGACCGCATGGACAAGCAAGCGGAGCGCATCTACTCGTCCATCACAGACCTTCTCGacctgaagcagaaacaTGCCAACGCGTTCGAGGCGCGCTTTGCTCGCGACCAGGCAGCTGGCACGGCTCGTCAAGGGAAGATCCTCATGGTCTTCACAATCGTTACGATTGTCTTTCTCCCACTTTCGTTCATCACCTCGGTCTTCACCATCAATATGCCCGAGTTTGAGAACAACTTGACCATGGGATATGTGGCCAAGTATACGTTTGGAATCGGCTTTGGTATCTCAATTCCACTGGTGTTGCTGGCTTTGGTCTTGGATGATATTGGAGATATCTTCCAGGAGGGACTCCGTCGAGCGAGAGGATGGGTTCGGACTGGTAGATATGCAAGGAACCAGCTTCTATTAGAAAGAATGAAGGCGCAGCGACAGAGTCGAGAGCGAACGCTGTTGCCAACCAGGGAGAGGAcaagggagagggagagagaagtgTTGGAGCTGGAGTTTGACAAGACTGTATAA
- a CDS encoding uncharacterized protein (transcript_id=CADANIAT00001882): protein MLSAPVKSAKRISSLFSLGSHKDASSPTSPRSPSLSRPSPDQSSHDTRPRSSSRPARLSSAPAVPNFSHPGHGASPSPMKDNFEDLDAPLPPPPSLYAVNSDLAESTSNSPDGRPQSRGRRLSSSRPGSSGGLAVPSGPDSRPGTPSKRRSWMPGRARASSIDVRSSPQLPSAWIAGLEHKILYDMGPLGRGEQIPELWNETGDTYVYLFPQNTGRPPSFKIHSTVFADSASLNFLARGSDPRATGSLERQARSLSLNPNSTPTSPLTPHNWNDNDNDSAGSRRMSFEDDTQEEPQELHLYLPIPLNSDVSSEGAAISQEDLETLLLFRNLFAFLLGQSLIATPRSSSLFTIFMDIATLLARFEFTNLDGSNFGEIATSSFSNYCDELALADVRKSREKTIEAIVLGERLRFYPLYLEGFVHGVGKLDELKQLRSPKYGLISAITQKRLERGFIDLDGRLKVLQSKLNDFEFPSIFSGSANSQTTAESKVVRYKAWKAAFLEFRRFLLQYYRQKYGSWPPKPSRKNHFEESGLNRKVAKEVFEDMCNVYDMLVDRTALTDRTLDVTPVADESASPAELQNRALRIVLSEYDRSTPPVQPPIPFDIPQYPSLQPLLRKPLDPKKEAKQMTKKLKDSDVNAVLMASYTRESLKPTPFVEAFMQFERRQGHGKSLNDLIDLRCGQWILIYCIIQALPLVVVDVQDVRYTDDTEYFLCIAPRGGAPWVNSDGKVARSWFGVAGGNGLVSLPSDVVVNGVEGVYRRSHCWQMAEQWAEKDAILGPPTVDDPYDNESSISSPYPAHQSSTGSSSEHPAHLQQPMPGQQMPPTPLLTPGGGLAPPPAIPRMNSPALRARAEHRHSINPGLEALPLPAGVAPIDPPARPVSKFNPNMSFDDILKQVPNQKGKK from the exons ATGCTGTCCGCTCCTGTTAAATCGGCCAAACGaatctcctccctcttctcgtTGGGTTCACATAAAGATGCGTCGAGTCCTACGTCACCGCGCTCGCCGAGTCTTTCCAGACCGTCGCCCGATCAGAGCTCGCACGATACGCGGCCCCGAAGTAGCTCCAGGCCAGCCCGTCTATCGTCTGCACCCGCCGTGCCGAACTTTTCACATCCTGGCCATGGTGCCTCGCCCAGCCCAATGAAGGACAACTTTGAGGACTTGGATGCTCCGCTCCCGCCGCCTCCCTCTCTTTATGCGGTGAACTCGGATCTGGCCGAAAGCACATCCAACTCTCCCGATGGTAGACCTCAGAGCAGGGGCCGACGTTTGAGTAGCAGTAGACCGGGTAGTTCCGGTGGCCTGGCTGTTCCCAGCGGTCCCGATTCACGGCCCGGAACGCCCTCCAAGAGACGCAGTTGGATGCCTGGACGAGCGCGCGCGAGCTCGATCGATGTGCGGTCCAGCCCCCAGCTGCCGAGTGCTTGGATTGCTGGATTAGAACACAAGATTCTGTATGACATGGGCCCCCTGGGCCGGGGAGAGCAG ATTCCAGAATTGTGGAACGAGACCGGCGACACATACGTTTACCTGTTCCCCCAGAATACCGGCAGACCGCCGTCTTTCAAAATTCATTCTACCGTCTTCGCTGATTCAGCTTCACTAAACTTCCTCGCCCGTGGTTCCGACCCGAGAGCCACCGGCAGCCTTGAGCGCCAGGCGCGAAGTTTATCCCTGAACCCTAATAGCACACCTACCTCGCCTCTTACACCCCACAACTGGAATGATAACGATAACGACAGCGCCGGTAGTAGGCGCATGTCGTTTGAGGATGACACGCAAGAGGAGCCCCAGGAACTTCACCTCTATTTGCCAATCCCGCTGAATAGTGATGTGTCCAGTGAGGGCGCAGCTATCTCCCAAGAAGACTTAGAgacgctccttctcttccgaAATCTCTTTGCCTTCCTCCTAGGCCAGTCCTTGATTGCAACACCGCGGTCCTCGTCGTTGTTCACAATTTTCATGGATATCGCTACCCTACTGGCTCGCTTTGAATTCACTAATTTGGACGGATCCAATTTTGGTGAAATTGCTACATCTAGCTTTAGCAATTATTGTGATGAGCTTGCACTAGCTGATGTTCGTAAGAGCAGAGAAAAGACAATTGAAGCTATTGTCTTGGGAGAGCGACTTCGATTCTACCCGCTCTACCTGGAAGGGTTTGTGCACGGTGTTGGTAAGCTGGACGAGTTAAAACAGCTGAGGAGCCCTAAATACGGGTTGATCAGTGCTATAACCCAGAAGCGACTTGAGCGCGGGTTCATCGATCTGGACGGTCGTCTGAAGGTCTTGCAAAGTAAGCTCAATGACTTTGAGTTCCCTTCAATCTTTTCCGGCTCCGCAAATTCCCAAACGACCGCTGAGAGCAAGGTGGTGCGGTACAAAGCATGGAAGGCAGCCTTCCTCGAGTTCCGGCGATTTCTGCTTCAGTACTACCGTCAGAAATACGGGTCGTGGCCACCCAAGCCATCACGAAAGAACCATTTTGAGGAGAGTGGCTTGAACCGTAAAGTCGCGAAGGAAGTGTTCGAGGACATGTGCAATGTCTACGACATGCTGGTCGACCGCACTGCCCTCACCGATCGAACACTCGACGTAACGCCGGTTGCTGACGAATCGGCCAGCCCGGCAGAACTTCAGAATCGTGCCCTGCGGATTGTGCTCAGTGAGTATGATCGGAGCACACCACCAGTGCAGCCTCCAATCCCGTTCGATATTCCCCAATATCCGTCTCTGCAACCGCTCCTGCGGAAACCGCTGGATCCTAAGAAGGAAGCGAAAcagatgacgaagaagttGAAAGATTCAGATGTTAATGCCGTGCTCATGGCATCTTATACTCGTGAAAGTCTGAAGCCGACGCCGTTTGTTGAAGCTTTCATGCAGTTTGAACGGCGCCAAGGCCATGGCAAGTCCCTTAACGACTTGATTGACCTCCGATGCGGCCAGTGGATTCTCATTTACTGCATTATTCAAGCACTACCGCTGGTCGTTGTTGATGTCCAGGACGTTCGTTATACCGACGACACGGAATATTTCCTGTGCATTGCTCCTCGCGGCGGCGCACCTTGGGTGAACAGTGACGGCAAGGTTGCCCGTAGCTGGTTCGGCGTTGCCGGCGGCAATGGTCTCGTTAGCTTACCGTCCGATGTGGTCGTTAACGGTGTGGAAGGTGTCTACCGGCGCAGCCATTGTTGGCAAATGGCTGAGCAATGGGCCGAAAAGGATGCCATCTTGGGGCCGCCCACAGTTGATGACCCGTATGATAATGAGTCGTCAATCTCATCCCCATATCCCGCACACCAATCATCTACCGGGTCATCATCTGAGCATCCCGCGCACCTACAGCAACCGATGCCTGGACAGCAGATGCCTCCTACTCCGCTGCTGACCCCTGGAGGTGGTCTTGCGCCGCCACCTGCTATTCCGCGAATGAACTCGCCCGCTCTACGTGCAAGGGCAGAGCATCGGCACTCGATCAATCCCGGTCTGGAGGCGCTGCCATTACCAGCCGGTGTGGCTCCGATTGATCCGCCCGCACGGCCCGTCAGCAAGTTCAACCCCAACATGAGCTTCGACGACATCTTGAAACAGGTCCCGAACCAAAAGGGCAAGAAATGA
- a CDS encoding aminotransferase-like domain-containing protein (transcript_id=CADANIAT00001883): MDYDTVDLFTGWPNPSLLPTGALADAFATVMADPAIRTPALMYGPDEGYGPLREHVAQWLTSFYRPADPVTGSRICITGGASQNLACILSVFSDPSYTRNVWLVAPTYHLVCRIFDDAGFAGRLRAIPQDERGLDLDYLRRELAAANDRGAKGDREPITPLRPWARLYRHVIYATPAFSNPSTITMSRSDREALVRLAREFDALVVTDDVYDFLQWPSDPEKPLDGPATALHPRLVDVDRYLDGGPKDEWGNVVSNGSFSKLIGPGIRTGWAEGSGKVAYGISQAGCQRSGGAPSQFSSTAVDQLVSSGFLQKHIDEVLRPAYASRYYRLMSAIKTHLYPLGVTVPFTGPSVAGGYFIWAALPGSLRASDLVPVALQDHRVRVAAGTLFRVQGDQAEDKNEFGSFIRLCFAWEPEEKLAEGVRRLASAIRQMIGQRT, from the exons ATGGATTACGACACAGTTGATCTCTTCACGGGATGGCCCAATCCGTCGCTCCTCCCTACGGGCGCGCTCGCGGACGCATTCGCCACGGTGATGGCCGACCCCGCCATCCGCACGCCGGCCCTGATGTACGGCCCCGACGAGGGGTACGGGCCACTGCGCGAGCACGTCGCTCAATGGCTGACTTCATTCTACCGTCCAGCCGACCCTGTCACAGGCAGTCGTATCTGCATCACGGGCGGCGCAAGTCAGAATCTCGCCTGTATCCTGTCGGTCTTCTCCGACCCAAGCTATACGCGGAATGTCTGGTTGGTGGCGCCGACCTACCACCTGGTCTGCCGCATTTTTGATGATGCAGGTTTCGCGGGCCGGCTgagagccattccccagGATGAGCGCGGGCTGGATTTGGATTATCTGCGGCGGGAGTTGGCTGCCGCCAATGACCGCGGGGCTAAGGGGGATAGGGAACCG ATTACACCTCTACGGCCATGGGCGAGGCTCTACAGACATGTTATCTATGCAACGCCCGCGTTCTCGAATCCGTCTACGATAACAATGTCACGGTCGGACCGCGAGGCTCTCGTTCGGCTGGCGCGCGAGTTCGATGCCCTCGTGGTCACAGATGATGTCTACGATTTCCTGCAATGGCCGTCCGATCCCGAGAAGCCGCTCGACGGGCCCGCGACCGCCTTACACCCTCGTCTCGTAGACGTCGACCGGTATCTGGACGGCGGCCCGAAAGACGAATGGGGCAACGTCGTGAGCAACGGCAGTTTCAGCAAGCTCATCGGACCGGGGATCCGTACAGGATGGGCAGAGGGTTCAGGAAAGGTCGCCTACGGTATCTCACAAGC AGGCTGCCAGCGCTCCGGCGGCGCCCCGTCCCAGTTCTCATCGACTGCGGTCGACCAGCTCGTCTCCTCCGGTTTCCTCCAAAAGCACATCGACGAAGTCCTACGCCCCGCATACGCATCACGATACTACCGCCTGATGTCCGCTATCAAAACCCACCTTTACCCCCTTGGTGTAACGGTCCCCTTCACGGGACCATCCGTCGCAGGCGGCTACTTCATCTGGGCTGCATTGCCGGGGTCCTTGCGCGCGAGTGACCTGGTCCCGGTCGCACTGCAGGATCACCGTGTGAGAGTCGCTGCAGGAACTCTGTTCCGAGTCCAGGGCGACCAGGCGGAGGACAAGAACGAGTTTGGGTCATTTATCCGTCTGTGCTTCGCGTGGGAAccggaggagaagctggcagaAGGAGTGCGACGGTTGGCGAGTGCGATCCGGCAGATGATCGGGCAACGAACATGA
- the exgO gene encoding exo-beta-1,3-glucanase Exg0 (transcript_id=CADANIAT00001884): MRFTNILLLLAGSAWVGASPVASGETEIVARQSSSEYWVGTIENRGAVPFGDDADYQVHRNVKDFGAVGDGTTDDTDAINKAISSGNRCGQGCDSSTTKPAVVYFPAGTYLVSKPIVQYYYTQMVGDANNLPVLKASADFSGMAVVDADPYTDDGSNWYTNQNNFFRSIRNFVVDLTAMPQSSGAGIHWQVGQATSLQNIRFEMIKGGGSENKQQGIFMDNGSGGFMTDLTFNGGNYGMFVGNQQFTSRNLTFNDCNTGVYMNWNWAWTFKSITFNNCNLGLNMSNSPSNQTVGSVLLLDTEFVNTPTGVVTAWGSDSIPVGAGTLVLDNVDFSGATTGVAGVDGTAILAGGSVVDNWVQGGIYRPASVNKRATRIQTALPGATKPASLLSSSSGKIFERSKPLYESYASSSFISVKANGAKGDGSTDDTAAIQKIFDSATSDQVVYFDHGAYVLTDTVKVPSNIKIVGEVWPVLMAYGDKFSDEQNPIPLLQVGQPGETGSVEISDLTILTKGPAPGAILMEWNVAEETPGSVGMWDVHFRIGGSAGTELQSDTCAKTPNSTTTPNTQCIGAFMLLHLTEKSTAYLENVWSWTADHELDLDDHNQINIYNGRGILVESQGPVWMYGTAAEHNQLYNYQVSNAKNIFMGLIQTETPYYQANPNALVPFTPQDSWNDPDFSYCTTDACRKAWGLRVINSSSVYVYGAGLYSFFENYGQECLGDSCQENMVQVDCSDVHIFGLSTIASENMITNSDGSSLVPQEGNKSTYCSTIALFEQTSQA, translated from the exons ATGCGTTTTACCAACATTCTTCTGCTCTTAGCCGGGTCCGCCTGGGTTGGAGCGAGTCCTGTTGCTTCTGGTGAGACCGAGATCGTTGCGAGACAGTCGTCGTCGGAGTACTGGGTGGGCACTATAGAGAACCGTGGGGCGGTGCCATTTGGGGACGACGCCGACTACCAAGTACACCGCAATGTGAAGGATTtcggtgctgttg GTGACGGTACAACGGACGATACCGATGCCATCAATAAGGCCATCTCTTCTGGCAACCGCTGCGGTCAGGGCTGCGACTCGTCCACCACGAAGCCCGCCGTGGTTTACTTCCCTGCCGGCACATACCTCGTCTCCAAACCCATTGTTCAGTACTACTACACCCAAATGGTTGGTGATGCCAACAACCTTCCTGTTCTCAAAGCGTCTGCCGACTTCTCTGGTATGGCCGTCGTCGACGCAGACCCATACACCGATGACGGTTCCAACTGGTACACTAACCAGAACAATTTCTTCCGTTCGATCCGTAACTTCGTCGTTGACCTGACTGCCATGCCCCAATCCTCTGGAGCTGGTATTCATTGGCAGGTCGGCCAGGCTACTAGCCTGCAGAACATTCGCTTTGAAATGATCAAAGGCGGAGGCTCTGAGAACAAGCAGCAGGGTATCTTCATGGACAACGGCTCCGGCGGTTTCATGACGGACCTGACCTTCAATGGTGGAAACTACGGCATGTTCGTCGGTAATCAGCAGTTCACCAGCCGCAACCTGACCTTCAATGACTGCAACACTGGTGTTTATATGAACTGGAACTGGGCCTGGACCTTCAAGTCAATTACCTTCAACAACTGCAACCTCGGTCTTAATATGTCCAACTCGCCTTCTAACCAGACTGTTGGTTctgtcctgctgctcgacaCCGAGTTCGTCAACACACCCACTGGGGTCGTGACCGCCTGGGGCAGCGACAGCATTCCCGTTGGCGCCGGTACGCTCGTCCTAGATAATGTCGACTTCAGCGGCGCTACCACCGGTGTTGCTGGTGTCGACGGCACTGCTATCCTTGCCGGTGGCTCTGTTGTAGACAACTGGGTTCAGGGAGGTATCTACCGCCCCGCGTCCGTCAACAAGCGCGCC ACCCGCATCCAGACTGCTCTTCCCGGCGCCACCAAGCCTGCAtccctcctctccagcagcagcggcaagatTTTCGAGCGCTCGAAGCCCCTCTACGAAAGCTACgcctcgtcttctttcatCAGCGTTAAGGCCAACGGCGCCAAGGGCGACGGCTCAACGGACGACACGGCTGCCATCCAAAAGATTTTCGACAGCGCAACATCTGACCAGGTCGTCTACTTCGACCACGGCGCCTACGTCCTCACTGACACCGTCAAGGTCCCCTCCAACATCAAGATCGTTGGCGAGGTCTGGCCCGTCCTCATGGCTTACGGCGACAAGTTCTCCGACGAGCAGAACCCCATCCCCCTCCTGCAAGTTGGCCAGCCCGGCGAAACCGGCTCCGTCGAAATCTCTGATCTCACCATCCTGACCAAGGGACCCGCCCCCGGTGCGATCCTCATGGAATGGAACGTTGCCGAGGAAACTCCTGGCTCTGTCGGCATGTGGGACGTGCACTTCCGCATCGGCGGCTCCGCAGGAACAGAGCTGCAGTCCGACACTTGCGCTAAGACTCCCAACTCTACCACTACCCCAAACACCCAGTGCATCGGCGCATTCATGCTCCTGCACCTGACGGAAAAGTCAACCGCTTACCTCGAGAACGTTTGGTCTTGGACCGCCGACCACGAACTCGACCTTGATGATCACAACCAAATCAACATCTACAACGGCCGTGGCATCCTTGTTGAATCCCAAGGTCCCGTCTGGATGTACGGCACCGCCGCCGAACACAACCAGCTGTACAACTACCAAGTCTCTAACGCGAAGAACATTTTCATGGGCTTAATCCAGACCGAAACACCATACTACCAGGCGAATCCCAACGCGCTCGTACCCTTCACGCCACAGGATTCCTGGAACGATCCAGACTTCTCCTACTGCACGACGGATGCATGCAGGAAAGCCTGGGGTCTGCGCGTTATCAACTCGTCCAGCGTGTATGTCTACGGTGCGGGATTGTACAGTTTCTTTGAAAACTACGGCCAGGAGTGCTTGGGTGACTCGTGCCAGGAGAATATGGTGCAGGTAGACTGCTCCGACGTGCATATCTTCGGTCTCAGCACGATTGCATCAGAAAATATGATCACCAACTCCGATGGGTCGAGTCTCGTGCCGCAGGAGGGAAACAAGAGTACGTATTGTTCAACAATTGCGTTGTTTGAGCAGACGTCGCAGGCGTGA
- a CDS encoding uncharacterized protein (transcript_id=CADANIAT00001885), with protein sequence MKHATTVLAAAGLVSLANAHGYISSPQPRMPGSAMAAACGQQVYNNQAADRAGNVQGELQVAASQSDYDADACHIWLCKGYQFDDNTDNVQSYTAGETVDFVIDIVAPHSGVANVSVVDTASNSVIGSALKSWDVYASTETGVTEDETNFSITIPDNLGSQCSEAGACVLQWYWYAESIDQTYESCVDFTVGGSGNGSGSSGSSSSSAAAPSSTSPAAASTSTSTTEATTAAPTSTTTTEAKVQVPTTLSTATRPAETTTATETATETAASSAATGVPTDGTTSEQLNWVSSIFKALYNRDCQVAS encoded by the exons ATGAAGCACGCTACCACCGTTCTCGCCGCTGCCGGcctcgtctccctcgccaaTGCCCACGGCTACATCTCAAGCCCTCAACCCCGTATGCCCGGCTCCGCTATGGCCGCTGCCTGTGGCCAGCAAGTCTACAACAATCAAGCCGCCGACCGCGCTGGCAACGTTCAGGGTGAACTGCAAGTTGCCGCCTCGCAATCCGACTATGACGCCGATGCGTGCCACATCTGGCTGTGCAAGGGCTACCAGTTCGACGACAACACGGACAACGTTCAGTCGTATACTGCCGGCGAGACTGTCGACTTCGTGATCGACATTGTCGCTCCCCACTCTGGTGTCGCGAACGTCTCCGTCGTCGACACTGCCAGCAACTCCGTCATTGGATCCGCCCTGAAGAGCTGGGACGTCTACGCCTCCACCGAGACTGGCGTCACGGAGGATGAGACAaacttctccatcaccatccctGATAACCTTGGCAGCCAGTGCTCTGAGGCCGGCGCCTGTGTTCTCCAGTGGTACTGGTATGCCGAGAGCATCGACCAGACCTACGAGTCGTGCGTTGATTTCActgttggtggaagtggtaacggcagcggcagcagcggctcttcctcatcttctgctgcgGCCCCCAGCTCCACCTCccccgctgctgcttctacCTCCACATCTACCACTGaggccaccaccgccgccccCACCtctaccaccaccaccgaggCTAAGGTCCAGGTCCCTACAACCCTTAGCACCGCTACCCGCCCTGCTGAGaccaccactgccaccgAGACTGCCACCGAGACTGCTGCCTCGTCCGCCGCTACCGGTGTCCCCACTGACGGAACCACCAGCGAGCAGCTGAACTGGGTTTCCAGCATCTTCAAGGCTCTCTACAACCGCGA TTGCCAGG TGGCTAGCTAG